The Pseudomonadota bacterium DNA window GCAATAATGCTCCTGTTTCCCAGCGCCCTTGGTCCCCACTCCATTTTTCCCTGAAACCATCCGATGACCTTCCCTTCCTCCAAGAGTTCTGCCACTCTCAGACACAATGCATCAACATCATCGAGGTACTCTGAAAACCCCTTGTATTTTTTTCTGATGGCCTGTATATCGTGGTCGGTAAATTGCGGCCCTAAAAATGAGCCCTTCATCTTATCGTCTTTATCGTTTGCATTGCGGGGCTTATCAAAATAGATATGGTATGCACAATAAGCCGCACCGAGGGCTCCGCCTGCGTCACCTGCAGCGGGCTGAATCCATATTTCATCAAACAAACCTGTGTTTAACAATTTCCCGTTGGCAACGCAGTTTAACGCCACGCCGCCGGCAAGGCAGAGATGTCTGGACCCTGTAAGCCTTTTCGCCTCGGCGGCCATCTTTATCACTGTTTCTTCAGTCACCCTCTGGATGGCAAGCGCCAGGTCGCAGTGTTCCGCCAGAAGCTCACCTTCCGGTTTGCGGGGAGAAATCCCGAATAGCTCTGTCCATTTCTCGTCATTAGCCATCCGCAGACCTGTTGCATAATCGAAATAGTCCTGGTTAAGCCATATCGATCCATCATCTCTTATGTCTACAAGGCGGCCTTTGATGATTTCCATATAACGCTCAACACGTTCAGAAAATGGGTCGCCGTAAGGTGCAAGCCCCATGAGTTTATATTCACCGGAATTAACCTTAAAGCCCAGGTAATAGGTAAACGCAGAGTATAAAAGGCCCACAGAGTGAGGGAATTTCAGTTCTTTCAGAATTTTAATACTGTTGCCTTTTCCATGGCATATAGAGGCCGTTGCCCATTCTCCCACACCGTCGATAGTTAAAATTGCTGATTCCTCAAATGGTGAAGGGAAAAATGCACTTCCGGCATGAGACAGGTGATGTTCCGGAAACAATAACCTGAACTTATTTTTATCAAACCCTTCTATCGCTGAAAGTTCATCGTTAATAAGATTTTTGAGCATCACCTTTTCTTTGATCCATACCGGGATTGCCGACATAAAAGATGTTATTCCTTTTGGCGCGAAGGCATAGTATGTTTCCAGCAACCGCTCAAATTTAAGAAGCGGCTTATCATAAAAGACTACCGCATCGAGTTCATCCACGGCAATCCCCTCTTGGGTAAGGCAGTACCGCACTGCATGCGAAGGAAAAGACGGATCGTGTTTCTTTCTTGTAAAACGCTCTTCCTGTGCTGCAGCAAGGATCTCATCATCCTTTAAGACTGCCGCAGCCGAATCATGATAATAAGCTGAAATTCCCAATATATACATTCCTTACCAAATAGTATTTATTTTCTCTTTTCAAATTCCTTAACAAGGTCGTAATAAAAATCTTCCCTCCTGTATCCTACAGGATTATAGTCCGCCGAAAAGGCAAGGGCGTCCACAGGGCATGTCTCCACGCATAGCCCGCATTGGCTGCATGTGGTAAAATCAAGGATGTATTCTGTGGCGGTCTTTTTCTTCTCGCCTTCCATTTTTTCGCCTGTAACCCTCTTGATCGATTTAGAGGGGCAATTCCTTTCACACATGCCGCAGACAATGCACTTTGTCCTTTCAGGGTTTTCTTCGTCTGCCACGAGCTTTGTGTGACCCCTGAAACGCGGGGTAATGTTTATTGTCTGCCTCGGGTACTGCACAGTGACAACAGGACTGAAAAATGCCCTGATGGTCACGCCCATGCCGACAAGCAGCGAAACAGCGCCTTTGACAATATCCACAACATAGGTCATTCTCTTGCACCCCTCGCTGTGAGCTCTGAGCTGCTGTTTTGAGGTTTATTGCTACCCGCGATTTTTAGCTGATAGCTGATAGCTGATAGCTGATAGCTGTTTTTATGCATCATAACTTAAGTATCCCTCCTGTAATAATTAGATTTACAAGAGAAACGGGTATCAGTATCTTCCAGGAGAAATTCAGGAGCTGATCGAACCGCACCCTGGGGAATGTCCAGCGAAACCACATAATCACAAAGACAAGGAGATATGTTTTTATAAAAAACCAGACAATGCCCGGCAGCACAGGTCCGAGATAGCCGCCAAGAAAAAACACCGTCGCAATAGCACTTACAATCATGATGTTCGTATATTCGGCAAGAAAAAAGAGGGCAAATCTCATACCGGAGTATTCTGTATGAAATCCTGCAACAAGTTCGCTCTCCGCCTCCGGTAAATCAAAGGGTGTTCTGTTTGTCTCTGCTACACATGAAATGAAAAATATGAGAAAGGCAAAAGGCTGAAATACGACAAACCATACACTTTTTTGTGCCTCAACAATGTCTTTGAGAGAAAGTGAATTTACCATAAAAACAACTGCAAGCAGTGAAAGGAGCAGCGGGATCTCGTAAGCAATATTCTGGGCAACACTCCGTATGGCGCCTATAAGGGCATATTTATTGTTTGAGCCCCAGCCTGCGATCAGTATGGAAAGCACTGAAAGGGAAGAAAAGGCAAGGATGACAAGGATTCCGACATTGATATCCTTCACCTGGAGATATGAATCAAAGGGAATCACTACAAAAGATACAAGTACAGGGACAAATATCAAGATTGGGGCAAGAAAATAGAGCGGCCTGTCTACATTTGCCGGTGTGAGCAGTTCCTTGCCGAGCAGTTTGAGGCCGTCTGCAATGGGCTGGATGAGGCCGAAAGGACCCACTTCTTTGGGGCCTATCCTTCTTTGCATACGCCCGCTGACCTTACGCTCAACCCATGTAAGCAGCAGGGCGTTGACCACAACGATGATAAGCACCCCGACAAGACCGATAATTGTCCTTGCCGTCTCTTTTCCGATGATACTTATTATATTGTTTAATTCATTCATGTTTAAGCTTTAAGCTGTCAGTTATCAGCCTTGCTCCCTTTTAAAATTCATAATTCATCATTCTTAATTCTTAATTGCCTTTTTATCTTCCCACCTTCCCAACTTCCTGTCTTCCCAACTTCTGTCCTTTTCACCTGTCTATCTCCGGAATCACAAGATCATAGCTTCCGAGGGTTGCAATTGCATCGGCAATGAGTGTGCCCTGAGCAAGCTCCGGAAATGTCATCAGGTTCGAGAATGAAGGCACCCTCCATCTCATTCTGTATGGCTTATCGCTCTCATCGCTCACAATATAGACACCAAGCTCGCCCCGCGGAGATTCCACAGTGTGATATATATCGCCCTTGGGCGGTTTCAGCTTCTTCGGCACCTTCTCTGCCTTAAACGGTCCTGACGGGAGCTTTTCAATGGCCTCTTCAATAATATTCAGGCTTATTTCCATCTCTTTTATGCGGACCATATAGCGGTCCATGTTATCACCGGTTTTGCCGGTTGGAATCTCAAAACCGACCCTGTCATACGCCGCATAGGGTTCGACCTTCCTCATGTCGAAGGGAATGCCTGTACTCCTGATGATCGGCCCGGAACATCCGTATTTAGGCACCTCGCTTTGTTCGAGAATACCTATGCCTTTAACCCTGTTAACAAAGATTACGTTGCCTGTGACAAGTTTTTCATACATCCCGAAACGACCCCGCAAATGCTTTATGAACTGTCTTACGGCACCGATAAATGTGTCGTCGATATCGTTGTAAAGCCCTCCAAAACGAAAATAACAATATGTGAGC harbors:
- a CDS encoding carbamoyltransferase; the encoded protein is MYILGISAYYHDSAAAVLKDDEILAAAQEERFTRKKHDPSFPSHAVRYCLTQEGIAVDELDAVVFYDKPLLKFERLLETYYAFAPKGITSFMSAIPVWIKEKVMLKNLINDELSAIEGFDKNKFRLLFPEHHLSHAGSAFFPSPFEESAILTIDGVGEWATASICHGKGNSIKILKELKFPHSVGLLYSAFTYYLGFKVNSGEYKLMGLAPYGDPFSERVERYMEIIKGRLVDIRDDGSIWLNQDYFDYATGLRMANDEKWTELFGISPRKPEGELLAEHCDLALAIQRVTEETVIKMAAEAKRLTGSRHLCLAGGVALNCVANGKLLNTGLFDEIWIQPAAGDAGGALGAAYCAYHIYFDKPRNANDKDDKMKGSFLGPQFTDHDIQAIRKKYKGFSEYLDDVDALCLRVAELLEEGKVIGWFQGKMEWGPRALGNRSIIADARKPDVQKKLNLKIKFREGFRPFAPSVLIEDLGDYFDFTKPSPYMLLIADIKKDRRRALPDGYHSLPWRDKLYYLRSDLPAVTHIDYSARLQTVHGDTNPLYRQLIKRFKEKTGYGVIVNTSFNVRGEPIVCTPEDAYRCFMRTEMDFLVMGNHLFDKEKQPEWPEKLEAKDLHGID
- a CDS encoding NADH-quinone oxidoreductase subunit I, coding for MTYVVDIVKGAVSLLVGMGVTIRAFFSPVVTVQYPRQTINITPRFRGHTKLVADEENPERTKCIVCGMCERNCPSKSIKRVTGEKMEGEKKKTATEYILDFTTCSQCGLCVETCPVDALAFSADYNPVGYRREDFYYDLVKEFEKRK
- the nuoH gene encoding NADH-quinone oxidoreductase subunit NuoH, which codes for MNELNNIISIIGKETARTIIGLVGVLIIVVVNALLLTWVERKVSGRMQRRIGPKEVGPFGLIQPIADGLKLLGKELLTPANVDRPLYFLAPILIFVPVLVSFVVIPFDSYLQVKDINVGILVILAFSSLSVLSILIAGWGSNNKYALIGAIRSVAQNIAYEIPLLLSLLAVVFMVNSLSLKDIVEAQKSVWFVVFQPFAFLIFFISCVAETNRTPFDLPEAESELVAGFHTEYSGMRFALFFLAEYTNIMIVSAIATVFFLGGYLGPVLPGIVWFFIKTYLLVFVIMWFRWTFPRVRFDQLLNFSWKILIPVSLVNLIITGGILKL
- a CDS encoding NADH-quinone oxidoreductase subunit D (Catalyzes the transfer of electrons from NADH to quinone), coding for MLSPFAPDEQDDGFFINLGPQHPSTHGVLRIIVKMDGEYIISAEPVLGYLHRMHEKMAENRSYLQFLPNPPRMDYLGALNFNLGYVTTVEKLCNIEVPERAQYIRTITAELNRISSHLLWVGAFVADLGGLTPFLYTFQDREHILDILEAVAGSRLTYCYFRFGGLYNDIDDTFIGAVRQFIKHLRGRFGMYEKLVTGNVIFVNRVKGIGILEQSEVPKYGCSGPIIRSTGIPFDMRKVEPYAAYDRVGFEIPTGKTGDNMDRYMVRIKEMEISLNIIEEAIEKLPSGPFKAEKVPKKLKPPKGDIYHTVESPRGELGVYIVSDESDKPYRMRWRVPSFSNLMTFPELAQGTLIADAIATLGSYDLVIPEIDR